Within Triticum dicoccoides isolate Atlit2015 ecotype Zavitan chromosome 1B, WEW_v2.0, whole genome shotgun sequence, the genomic segment TGGCAAAGTTCCCTGAGTTTCATTTGCTGCCAACCTGGATGGCACTCAACCTGGTTGACTGCTGGAGGTACACTTGCAATGGCAAGCAAATCCTCCATCCTCTTACAAGAAAAGTTACTCACACCGATCGCATGGGCCTTGCAAGAGGCATATAACTTCTCCATTGCTCCCCAAGTAGCAGGAATGTCAACAGGAAGAAAGTTTTCAGGGGTTGGGATGGCACCTTTCTTCGAACGAAGTGGAGCATGGATCTGCAAAATATAGGACATCATCAACAAAACAACTTGGGCACATATACACGCACGGTTAAAATCCATTTCTCCCACGACGAGCTTGAGAATACACTTCATCGTTCAGTGAAAGCTAGGCTTGGGGTTTCAACCTCCTTTTcgatttttttaatattttatagTTTTATTTATCACTACCAAATACAAAAAACATTCATGCTGAAAATGTTTCCAAGACTGCATAATAAACATAATACATCTACTTTTAGTATTATGTGAGCGAAGGAAATTTCAATATATACACTATTGAATAGATGGAAAATTATGCATAGAAATTTACAAGGAAAAGGTCTAAGTAGTCCAGCTGCAAATCTTGAAGAGTGGTGTCAATGCCCTCTGGCACATCTTCTGGGGCTTGATTACCAGACCTGCAAAATTTAAAATATCTTTTGAAAACACAGCACTGCAAATTACATGAGCTACTTCTTTATGAATGATGCCGCTGAGGTTGAAAACATGAAGCCTAACCACAACTTAGAAGTGATAAATAGATCTTCACGCTTAACCACACCTTCATCAAATAATTTCTTGAGAGCGAGACCAATCTATAAAAGGTGAGAACGCATATATTTCAATCCAGTTAGCTTAGTGACAGAACATAACATATCTTTTGATAAAAATCAGCAACAGTACAGGAGGGATATCTTTTGTAGTACTACATGAGTTCAGACAACATATGGATGCATGAATGATATCAAGAGTCGCAGTGTGGCCTTCTCTTTAAGCAGACCACATATCTAAATTTTTTTCCATCAATTTTGCAGATTCATAATTCGTTCCCACATGTACATGTCAGAATGTTTTCAGAAATTTTGGCACTTCATTTGATTTGGTAATTATCCATATTTTTTGAACAAAGAGAAGAACCATGTTCCTTGTCAGTGCCAGGGAAAAAACACAGCAGTACAGATAGTGCGCAGAATTATGTACATTACTGTGCAAACAAACAATTTTTGTTACACAAAATTTAGCATCACACATGTTTTCAGTGAGTACAGACCAGCTAATTTAAATTGGTAAAAAAAATCAATCTCCACAACAAGCACATCAAAGGGGCATCCATCAAATCTGATTGAATACTACTGCTCAAGTAATTACTAATTACCTCCTTCTCATTGCGGTACGCTGGAGCACAGTCAATATGCCGATATCCAGCCTGTAGTATTGCCGAAACATCAAAATTTCAGTGTTGAACAGAGCAGTGCATTTTGGTATTTCAAAATCGAAACCACGACAGGCTTCGGTAGCACTTTAAGCCACACAAAATGAGTAGCACATGGGCACTTCGGAAGAAACCTAATTTTGAATTCAACAGATCATTCATCTTAATTACTCCGTAGATGTGATTCGGCAGTTTAGTACAGATGCTGCTTAAAGGTGACCTTGACGGCGGCGTAGACGGCCTCCCGTACGACGCCGGGTTCGGCTTTCCCCGTCGCCGTGCCGAGGCCAACTGATGGGATCCTTGCACCGGTGTTGAGCACAAAGGATTCAGCCATCTGAGATTATGTGGCTGGTCCCAAGTCCCAACAGCCTGCGAGAGATCGAAGAGCGAAGCAGACAAAGGTAGTCGTGACTCGTGAGAACAAGGAAATCGCACCGAGATGGATTTGATTTGGGGGATCGAACCTTGCGCCGTTCGACGGCTCGACGGAGGAGGCGAGGTCGAGGTGGGCGGACGGCCGGAGTGGTGATAGAGAGGGGCGACGCGACCAAGGGGACGAGGGGGGAGGGACTCGCCGCTCAGAGTCAGAGTACAGTGCGCAAAGTGGACCGTGGAGTGGAATGTATTTAACTAGCGGAAATTGCTTGGACGGTACTGCCACCATGGCCGTTGTTTGTCCTGTGCGAGCCCCGCTATCGTCCGTCACGTCTGAGTGCTCCGGACAAATGACGCTGTCGCCATCGTTGCCGTCGCCCTGCTGATCGTCGTCACCTAGCATATCCCGGCCCACGAAGCACCGTGATTCCGCGAGGAGGTTGGCTGTGCCAAAAACCCAGCTGGAAGCCGATTTAATTTGAGATTGTTCAACGAATTCATGTCCTCCAACTCTCAAAACAGGCTTTCCTTCATTACGGCCGAACTGATATAATGTGGCAATGAAAGCTTATGCAAGCAGATCAAAAGAAAACGACATATGAGAGAGAAGCAACAACGCCAAAACTCAAAGCCGAACAATAAAAGAGGGGACAAAACGCCTAACAACAAGCTA encodes:
- the LOC119347036 gene encoding NADPH-dependent aldo-keto reductase, chloroplastic-like; this translates as MAESFVLNTGARIPSVGLGTATGKAEPGVVREAVYAAVKAGYRHIDCAPAYRNEKEIGLALKKLFDEGVVKREDLFITSKLWSGNQAPEDVPEGIDTTLQDLQLDYLDLFLIHAPLRSKKGAIPTPENFLPVDIPATWGAMEKLYASCKAHAIGVSNFSCKRMEDLLAIASVPPAVNQVECHPGWQQMKLRELCQSKGVHLSAYSPLGKHGSPGSTGPSFLSNPIVISVAEKLNKTPAQVALRWGLQMGQSVLPKSTNETRIKENLSIFDWSIPEDLMANFSEIQQVKVLRAEFVVHPQGIFKTVEDFWDGEI